From a single Nematostella vectensis chromosome 3, jaNemVect1.1, whole genome shotgun sequence genomic region:
- the LOC5518747 gene encoding NAD(P)H-hydrate epimerase, producing MNVAQASLVVLCSFMLFRCFPQIYRQFPRFYSPAITMRYLNQSEAQNIDQELFNEYAFSVDQLMELAGLSVAVAISKAYPRTGDGERLLVCSGPGNNGGDGLVAARHLKMFGYQPEIYYPKRPNRTLMNNLVTQCEKMEISFLTDLPSAQEMNFKYRLVVDAIFGFSFKGEVRAPFDNVLKTLKNVKIPLCAVDVPSGWDVEKGNPEGIQPEFLISLTAPKLCANHFKGRFHYLGGRFVPDLLLKKYELELPDFPGTDPCVLLE from the exons ATGAATGTAGCTCAAGCTTCGCTTGTTGTTTTATGCTCTTTCATGTTATTTCGCTGTTTCCCGCAAATTTATCGCCAATTTCCGCGATTTTATTCGCCAGCCATTACCATGAGGTACCTCAATCAGTCAGAGGCCCAGAATATTGACCAGGAGTTGTTTAACGAGTATGCATTCAGCGTGGATCAGTTGATGGAGTTGGCTGGATTGAGTGTAGCAGTGGCGATATCTAAAGCTTACCCCAGGACAGGCGATGGGGAAAGACTATTGGTGTGTAGTGGGCCGGGGAATAACGGAGGAGACGGCTTGGTTGCGGCTAGACACCTGAAGATGTTT GGGTACCAGCCAGAGATATACTACCCCAAGAGGCCTAACAGAACACTTATGAATAATTTGGTCACTCAATGTGAGAAGATGGAGATAAGCTTCCTTACCGATCTGCCGTCAGCCCAAGAGATGAACTTCAAGTACAGACTTGTGGTTGATGCTATTTTTGGGTTCAGTTTTAAAGGGGAAGTTAGAGCTCCATTTGACAATGTGCTGAAGACACTGAAGAATGTGAAGATCCCACTGTGTGCAGTGGATGTGCCGTCAG GCTGGGATGTAGAGAAAGGGAACCCTGAAGGTATTCAGCCAGAATTTCTAATCTCCCTCACAGCTCCCAAGCTTTGTGCAAATCACTTTAAGGGGCGTTTCCACTACCTAGGTGGGCGATTCGTGCCAGACCTGCTTCTTAAAAAGTACGAACTGGAACTCCCAGACTTCCCTGGTACAGACCCATGTGTATTGCTAGAGTAA
- the LOC5518748 gene encoding uncharacterized protein LOC5518748 isoform X2: MALPGSRITSRLPQHLEGYLTARSKSGPKFPSKKSYFVLQGELLRCYDSKESYERSSKVKGQICLDEVCSISESLVYKKSSATDIIKLVLLTGGEINLNAENNDEVKRWVRGLQQSKEIWNELKKRQREESSSVDTSLDESLHFTQICFDNEAEQANDPSLIKVQIDMCKDGSFTIFVPPTCQVHELLNCAVDKIPISNCDKCQTCQLRCQMMELWMLDNTGQACRLESGAKINVVSSPRHFYLLEHNYKLLVVHFEDGRFSAKPVAMPIKAKQVPELFLSDLGLVCPDDFLLYLERPSKIATPFDPDDCPLYCFWESKNGRWSQPSIMPGRLLLKRRALQVIDQYDVRMRQQELRLKKIIQDRRNQKVLKQIERQKCQQPGRPNVPQQLRHPMTSWGPLIDTSGHDEDSLPCEDTDTAIRTVRTQAMGSPGSSTPHGQLTVPFGLPDDLDTFVVIEKPKAAVKNTQPSSVTHIVHKQPALCCFEEPAPVLDASDWCVVDKTQTIQSSDSGTGSRQQGVGYEGNSGKKSGTSARQMYNHHHTGNREGFSCQKSGSLARQSYTPPCDRHDTGSVIEKKEQVELAEEVQEDPRLYIRRTLGRRGGMRRKSSGKSIELTSNATSVQEKRSPPQGDRKIADFSSNDSSVHEQRPPSQGDREIADFSSNDSSVHEQRPPPQDDRELADFSANDSRVQEQRPPSQGDREIADFSSNDSSVHEQRPPPQDDREIADLSSNMALKLNEMICRPGEQSHDKLSKNSRAIDASESQKEIKTGGDFHGDRKSECVTQSETFDGYIGQPSDVKSSKNHPRTRDSQADLHLANHTLSSRTAILSNQLKDCQFKAPNSNAEMNIDPEFANSTGNSESLPGENIVYELSCPKEEEKKDAFINNSSLEGTSNNHPSSYGTQGSSNVSTVECAKSVSLLSRGYDISKGRMMTQDIRQTDIESESCRDGIGILSLDGSYDNQSTSTNKVDEDDSCPEVSAPSRTRHTCELYPVTTPYILRSILQQYASTSQGEEEVGVERPPRALCVDGIHISHRNGEWTSDLCTVESNGTSNITDDCETFELSGGLLVLYHTVKRQWSVRHRKKSEVIADDEKQVGALVLVTESKETSEQTRRLESLHPRLLVDGAETKVNLIKCSSSSSSTLEPSSAFLPREDNEIRCVPSSDIQDMRLAINASEDLLDGVERSSDSQLASVSSECNTPSAYPFRGPPRTILNVGQSLDPNQESRSESEDLKLNHRSVENITRDPRDFLEIQFLEDAIQKIFYHLEKQDDLPINALDDKQYSVTRKLVCGSLCPALVSLLSHGAKRRWTLKGYVTYSAWDIISGVSSKGRLSPLIKSIVEIGPLSSDLRFHLFVCGALNKGSDMLAVWSEELQGSRHLLLEYFTEDSVLVRTLQTSCLEEVLSRLSYLPFRLTLFEEVRRQVLASGQTAFVFE, from the exons ATGGCGCTTCCAGGAAGTCGAATTACT AGTCGATTGCCTCAGCACTTAGAGGGTTATTTGACAGCACGCTCGAAATCAGGACCAAAGTTCCCCTCCAAAAAGTCGTATTTTGTG CTTCAAGGGGAGTTATTGCGTTGCTATGATAGTAAAGAGAGCTACGAAAGATCAAGTAAAGTGAAGGGACAGATTTGCCTGGATGAG GTGTGCAGTATATCAGAGAGTCTGGTATATAAAAAGTCTAGTGCCACTGATATCATAAAGCTAGTCCTTCTTACTGGAGGGGAGATCAATCTGAATGCTGAG AATAATGATGAGGTCAAGCGATGGGTGAGAGGTTTACAGCAGTCAAAGGAAATTTGGAATGAACTCAAGAAAAGGCAAAGAGAGGAGTCTAGCAGTGTGGATACATCATTAGATGAAAGTCTGCATTTTACACAG ATTTGTTTTGACAATGAGGCAGAGCAAGCAAATGA TCCTAGCCTTATCAAAGTTCAGATTGACATGTGTAAAGACGGATCCTTCACAATCTTTGTCCCGCCCACCTGTCAAGTGCATGAGCTGCTGAACTGTGCAGTTGACAAGATCCCCATATCAAACTGCGACAAATGTCAGACGTGTCAGCTGCGCTGTCAGATGATGGAGCTATGGATGCTGGATAACACTGGACAAG CCTGCAGACTTGAAAGTGGAGCAAAGATCAACGTCGTATCTTCGCCTCGACATTTCTACCTACTGGAGCATAACTATAAA CTACTAGTTGTGCATTTCGAGGATGGGCGCTTCTCCGCTAAACCAGTTGCAATGCCCATCAAGGCCAAGCAA GTTCCAGAACTGTTTCTAAGTGACCTTGGTCTTGTGTGCCCTGACGATTTCCTGCTCTATTTGGAACGCCCGTCAAAGATAG CGACCCCGTTTGACCCTGACGATTGTCCTTTGTATTGTTTCTGGG AATCCAAAAACGGAAGATGGTCGCAACCATCTATTATGCCTG ggCGACTGTTGCTCAAACGAAGAGCTCTGCAAGTTATTGACCAGTATGACGTGCGAATGAGGCAACAAGAGCTTCGG CTAAAAAAGATAATCCAAGATAGAAGGAACCAAAAAGTTCTTAAACAAATTGAGAGGCAAAAATGCCAACAACCGGGAAGACCAAACGTCCCGCAACAGCTTCGTCACCCCATGACCTCATGGGGTCCTCTTATCGATACCTCGGGACATGACGAGGATAGTCTACCCTGCGAGGATACCGATACAGCGATACGGACCGTGCGGACACAAGCCATGGGTTCCCCAGGAAGCAGCACCCCTCATGGCCAGCTCACTGTGCCGTTTGGCTTACCCGATGATCTAGACACATTTGTTGTTATCGAGAAGCCGAAAGCCGCCGTAAAAAATACGCAACCGTCAAGTGTAACGCATATTGTTCATAAACAACCAgctctttgttgttttgaagAACCTGCTCCTGTTCTGGACGCTTCGGATTGGTGTGTTGTTGATAAGACTCAAACAATTCAAAGCTCTGATTCTGGGACAGGATCAAGACAACAGGGTGTTGGCTACGAAGGTAACAGTGGTAAAAAATCAGGGACATCTGCGAGACAAATGTACAATCACCACCATACCGGTAATAGAGAGGGTTTCAGTTGCCAAAAGTCTGGGTCATTAGCGAGGCAGTCTTATACGCCGCCGTGCGATCGCCATGATACCGGAAGTGTTATTGAAAAGAAGGAGCAAGTCGAGTTGGCAGAGGAGGTGCAGGAGGACCCCCGCCTTTACATCCGTAGAACTTTGGGCAGGCGAGGTGGGATGAGACGAAAATCCTCCGGAAAGTCTATAGAGTTGACATCCAATGCTACAAGTGTTCAAGAAAAAAGATCGCCGCCACAGGGTGACCGTAAGATCGCAGACTTCTCATCAAATGATTCAAGTGTCCATGAACAAAGACCACCGTCACAGGGTGACCGTGAGATCGCAGACTTCTCATCAAATGATTCAAGTGTCCATGAACAAAGACCGCCGCCACAGGATGACCGTGAGTTGGCAGACTTCTCAGCAAATGATTCAAGAGTCCAAGAACAAAGACCACCGTCACAGGGGGACCGTGAGATCGCAGACTTCTCATCAAATGATTCAAGTGTCCACGAACAAAGACCGCCGCCACAGGATGACCGTGAGATCGCTGACTTGTCTTCAAATATGGCTTTGAAACTCAACGAAATGATATGTAGACCAGGTGAACAAAGTCATGACAAACTATCGAAAAATTCACGTGCCATTGATGCTTCTGAAAGCCAAAAAGAAATTAAGACGGGCGGTGACTTCCATGGGGATCGTAAGTCGGAATGTGTGACACAGTCCGAGACCTTCGATGGATACATAGGCCAACCGTCAGACGTAAAGAGCTCTAAAAATCATCCTAGAACCCGAGATAGTCAAGCTGATCTTCATTTAGCAAACCATACCTTATCCAGTCGTACTGCTATACTGAGCAATCAATTAAAAGATTGTCAGTTTAAGGCACCGAATTCTAATGCTGAAATGAATATAGATCCTGAATTTGCGAACTCTACTGGAAATTCAGAAAGCTTGCCTGGGGAAAATATCGTTTATGAATTATCTTGTCCCaaagaagaagagaaaaaagatgCGTTCATTAACAATAGTTCGTTGGAAGGCACGTCAAACAACCATCCTTCATCCTACGGAACTCAGGGCAGTTCAAATGTCTCCACTGTCGAATGCGCAAAAAGTGTGAGTTTGCTTAGCAGAGGGTATGACATATCCAAGGGGCGTATGATGACACAGGACATAAGGCAGACAGACATTGAGAGCGAGTCCTGTCGGGACGGGATCGGAATATTGTCATTAGATGGGTCATATGACAATCAATCCACTTCAACAAATAAAGTTGACGAAGATGATTCTTGTCCAGAGGTTTCAGCACCGTCGCGAACTCGTCATACCTGTGAACTGTACCCTGTGACGACCCCGTACATTCTACGAAGCATTCTACAGCAATACGCCAGTACATCACAGGGGGAGGAAGAGGTTGGGGTCGAGCGGCCTCCGAGGGCTTTATGTGTTGATGGAATACATATCTCACATCGTAACGGCGAATGGACCTCCGACCTTTGCACAGTCGAGAGTAATGGTACATCAAATATCACTGATGACTGTGAGACATTTGAGCTGAGTGGAGGACTCTTAGTGTTATACCATACGGTCAAACGCCAGTGGTCTGTGAGGCACAGAAAGAAAAGTGAAGTTATTGCTGATGATGAAAAACAGGTTGGCGCGTTAGTATTAGTTACTGAGAGTAAAGAAACTTCGGAGCAGACACGTCGTTTGGAGTCCCTGCACCCTCGACTATTGGTGGATGGTGCTGAGACTAAAGTAAACTTGATAAAATGTTCTTCATCATCTTCGTCAACGTTAGAGCCTTCATCAGCTTTTTTGCCCAGAGAAGATAATGAGATTCGTTGTGTTCCAAGCTCTGATATCCAAGACATGCGGCTTGCGATTAATGCTTCTGAAGATTTATTGGACGGTGTCGAACGTTCTTCTGACTCGCAATTAGCGTCTGTGTCCAGTGAATGTAACACCCCTAGTGCGTATCCCTTTAGGGGTCCGCCGAGGACTATACTTAATGTGGGCCAAAGTCTAGACCCTAATCAGGAGTCACGCTCAGAAAGCGAAGACTTGAAGCTGAACCATAGGAGCGTTGAGAACATAACGAGAGATCCACGAGATTTCTTGGAAATTCAATTCCTGGAAGACGCTATCCAGAAAATATTTTACCACTTAGAAAAACAGGATGACCTTCCGATAAATGCCCTGGATGACAAGCAATATTCAGTGACTAGGAAGTTAGTATGTGGATCGCTCTGTCCTGCCCTAGTATCACTCCTGAGCCACGGTGCTAAACGGAGGTGGACGCTTAAGGGCTACGTGACCTACTCTGCCTGGGACATTATCAGTGGTGTGTCTAGCAAAGGGAGACTCTCCCCTCTCATAAAAAGTATCGTTGAAATTGGCCCGCTATCGAGTGACTTGAGGTTTCACCTCTTTGTATGCGGAGCTCTGAACAAGGGCTCTGACATGTTGGCGGTGTGGTCGGAGGAGTTACAGGGCAGTAGGCACTTGCTGCTTGAGTACTTCACGGAGGACTCTGTACTGGTGAGGACGCTGCAGACATCTTGCCTGGAAGAGGTCCTGTCTCGGCTGAGCTACTTGCCATTTCGACTCACCTTGTTCGAGGAGGTAAGGCGGCAAGTTCTCGCGTCAGGACAGACAGCATTTGTTTTCGAGTAA
- the LOC5518748 gene encoding uncharacterized protein LOC5518748 isoform X1 produces MALPGSRITSRLPQHLEGYLTARSKSGPKFPSKKSYFVLQGELLRCYDSKESYERSSKVKGQICLDEVCSISESLVYKKSSATDIIKLVLLTGGEINLNAEGQIWLCHPYCHPFMAEIISYFYQNNDEVKRWVRGLQQSKEIWNELKKRQREESSSVDTSLDESLHFTQICFDNEAEQANDPSLIKVQIDMCKDGSFTIFVPPTCQVHELLNCAVDKIPISNCDKCQTCQLRCQMMELWMLDNTGQACRLESGAKINVVSSPRHFYLLEHNYKLLVVHFEDGRFSAKPVAMPIKAKQVPELFLSDLGLVCPDDFLLYLERPSKIATPFDPDDCPLYCFWESKNGRWSQPSIMPGRLLLKRRALQVIDQYDVRMRQQELRLKKIIQDRRNQKVLKQIERQKCQQPGRPNVPQQLRHPMTSWGPLIDTSGHDEDSLPCEDTDTAIRTVRTQAMGSPGSSTPHGQLTVPFGLPDDLDTFVVIEKPKAAVKNTQPSSVTHIVHKQPALCCFEEPAPVLDASDWCVVDKTQTIQSSDSGTGSRQQGVGYEGNSGKKSGTSARQMYNHHHTGNREGFSCQKSGSLARQSYTPPCDRHDTGSVIEKKEQVELAEEVQEDPRLYIRRTLGRRGGMRRKSSGKSIELTSNATSVQEKRSPPQGDRKIADFSSNDSSVHEQRPPSQGDREIADFSSNDSSVHEQRPPPQDDRELADFSANDSRVQEQRPPSQGDREIADFSSNDSSVHEQRPPPQDDREIADLSSNMALKLNEMICRPGEQSHDKLSKNSRAIDASESQKEIKTGGDFHGDRKSECVTQSETFDGYIGQPSDVKSSKNHPRTRDSQADLHLANHTLSSRTAILSNQLKDCQFKAPNSNAEMNIDPEFANSTGNSESLPGENIVYELSCPKEEEKKDAFINNSSLEGTSNNHPSSYGTQGSSNVSTVECAKSVSLLSRGYDISKGRMMTQDIRQTDIESESCRDGIGILSLDGSYDNQSTSTNKVDEDDSCPEVSAPSRTRHTCELYPVTTPYILRSILQQYASTSQGEEEVGVERPPRALCVDGIHISHRNGEWTSDLCTVESNGTSNITDDCETFELSGGLLVLYHTVKRQWSVRHRKKSEVIADDEKQVGALVLVTESKETSEQTRRLESLHPRLLVDGAETKVNLIKCSSSSSSTLEPSSAFLPREDNEIRCVPSSDIQDMRLAINASEDLLDGVERSSDSQLASVSSECNTPSAYPFRGPPRTILNVGQSLDPNQESRSESEDLKLNHRSVENITRDPRDFLEIQFLEDAIQKIFYHLEKQDDLPINALDDKQYSVTRKLVCGSLCPALVSLLSHGAKRRWTLKGYVTYSAWDIISGVSSKGRLSPLIKSIVEIGPLSSDLRFHLFVCGALNKGSDMLAVWSEELQGSRHLLLEYFTEDSVLVRTLQTSCLEEVLSRLSYLPFRLTLFEEVRRQVLASGQTAFVFE; encoded by the exons ATGGCGCTTCCAGGAAGTCGAATTACT AGTCGATTGCCTCAGCACTTAGAGGGTTATTTGACAGCACGCTCGAAATCAGGACCAAAGTTCCCCTCCAAAAAGTCGTATTTTGTG CTTCAAGGGGAGTTATTGCGTTGCTATGATAGTAAAGAGAGCTACGAAAGATCAAGTAAAGTGAAGGGACAGATTTGCCTGGATGAG GTGTGCAGTATATCAGAGAGTCTGGTATATAAAAAGTCTAGTGCCACTGATATCATAAAGCTAGTCCTTCTTACTGGAGGGGAGATCAATCTGAATGCTGAG GGGCAGATCTGGCTTTGCCATCCCTACTGCCATCCCTTTATGGCAGAGATTATTTCGTATTTTTATCAGAATAATGATGAGGTCAAGCGATGGGTGAGAGGTTTACAGCAGTCAAAGGAAATTTGGAATGAACTCAAGAAAAGGCAAAGAGAGGAGTCTAGCAGTGTGGATACATCATTAGATGAAAGTCTGCATTTTACACAG ATTTGTTTTGACAATGAGGCAGAGCAAGCAAATGA TCCTAGCCTTATCAAAGTTCAGATTGACATGTGTAAAGACGGATCCTTCACAATCTTTGTCCCGCCCACCTGTCAAGTGCATGAGCTGCTGAACTGTGCAGTTGACAAGATCCCCATATCAAACTGCGACAAATGTCAGACGTGTCAGCTGCGCTGTCAGATGATGGAGCTATGGATGCTGGATAACACTGGACAAG CCTGCAGACTTGAAAGTGGAGCAAAGATCAACGTCGTATCTTCGCCTCGACATTTCTACCTACTGGAGCATAACTATAAA CTACTAGTTGTGCATTTCGAGGATGGGCGCTTCTCCGCTAAACCAGTTGCAATGCCCATCAAGGCCAAGCAA GTTCCAGAACTGTTTCTAAGTGACCTTGGTCTTGTGTGCCCTGACGATTTCCTGCTCTATTTGGAACGCCCGTCAAAGATAG CGACCCCGTTTGACCCTGACGATTGTCCTTTGTATTGTTTCTGGG AATCCAAAAACGGAAGATGGTCGCAACCATCTATTATGCCTG ggCGACTGTTGCTCAAACGAAGAGCTCTGCAAGTTATTGACCAGTATGACGTGCGAATGAGGCAACAAGAGCTTCGG CTAAAAAAGATAATCCAAGATAGAAGGAACCAAAAAGTTCTTAAACAAATTGAGAGGCAAAAATGCCAACAACCGGGAAGACCAAACGTCCCGCAACAGCTTCGTCACCCCATGACCTCATGGGGTCCTCTTATCGATACCTCGGGACATGACGAGGATAGTCTACCCTGCGAGGATACCGATACAGCGATACGGACCGTGCGGACACAAGCCATGGGTTCCCCAGGAAGCAGCACCCCTCATGGCCAGCTCACTGTGCCGTTTGGCTTACCCGATGATCTAGACACATTTGTTGTTATCGAGAAGCCGAAAGCCGCCGTAAAAAATACGCAACCGTCAAGTGTAACGCATATTGTTCATAAACAACCAgctctttgttgttttgaagAACCTGCTCCTGTTCTGGACGCTTCGGATTGGTGTGTTGTTGATAAGACTCAAACAATTCAAAGCTCTGATTCTGGGACAGGATCAAGACAACAGGGTGTTGGCTACGAAGGTAACAGTGGTAAAAAATCAGGGACATCTGCGAGACAAATGTACAATCACCACCATACCGGTAATAGAGAGGGTTTCAGTTGCCAAAAGTCTGGGTCATTAGCGAGGCAGTCTTATACGCCGCCGTGCGATCGCCATGATACCGGAAGTGTTATTGAAAAGAAGGAGCAAGTCGAGTTGGCAGAGGAGGTGCAGGAGGACCCCCGCCTTTACATCCGTAGAACTTTGGGCAGGCGAGGTGGGATGAGACGAAAATCCTCCGGAAAGTCTATAGAGTTGACATCCAATGCTACAAGTGTTCAAGAAAAAAGATCGCCGCCACAGGGTGACCGTAAGATCGCAGACTTCTCATCAAATGATTCAAGTGTCCATGAACAAAGACCACCGTCACAGGGTGACCGTGAGATCGCAGACTTCTCATCAAATGATTCAAGTGTCCATGAACAAAGACCGCCGCCACAGGATGACCGTGAGTTGGCAGACTTCTCAGCAAATGATTCAAGAGTCCAAGAACAAAGACCACCGTCACAGGGGGACCGTGAGATCGCAGACTTCTCATCAAATGATTCAAGTGTCCACGAACAAAGACCGCCGCCACAGGATGACCGTGAGATCGCTGACTTGTCTTCAAATATGGCTTTGAAACTCAACGAAATGATATGTAGACCAGGTGAACAAAGTCATGACAAACTATCGAAAAATTCACGTGCCATTGATGCTTCTGAAAGCCAAAAAGAAATTAAGACGGGCGGTGACTTCCATGGGGATCGTAAGTCGGAATGTGTGACACAGTCCGAGACCTTCGATGGATACATAGGCCAACCGTCAGACGTAAAGAGCTCTAAAAATCATCCTAGAACCCGAGATAGTCAAGCTGATCTTCATTTAGCAAACCATACCTTATCCAGTCGTACTGCTATACTGAGCAATCAATTAAAAGATTGTCAGTTTAAGGCACCGAATTCTAATGCTGAAATGAATATAGATCCTGAATTTGCGAACTCTACTGGAAATTCAGAAAGCTTGCCTGGGGAAAATATCGTTTATGAATTATCTTGTCCCaaagaagaagagaaaaaagatgCGTTCATTAACAATAGTTCGTTGGAAGGCACGTCAAACAACCATCCTTCATCCTACGGAACTCAGGGCAGTTCAAATGTCTCCACTGTCGAATGCGCAAAAAGTGTGAGTTTGCTTAGCAGAGGGTATGACATATCCAAGGGGCGTATGATGACACAGGACATAAGGCAGACAGACATTGAGAGCGAGTCCTGTCGGGACGGGATCGGAATATTGTCATTAGATGGGTCATATGACAATCAATCCACTTCAACAAATAAAGTTGACGAAGATGATTCTTGTCCAGAGGTTTCAGCACCGTCGCGAACTCGTCATACCTGTGAACTGTACCCTGTGACGACCCCGTACATTCTACGAAGCATTCTACAGCAATACGCCAGTACATCACAGGGGGAGGAAGAGGTTGGGGTCGAGCGGCCTCCGAGGGCTTTATGTGTTGATGGAATACATATCTCACATCGTAACGGCGAATGGACCTCCGACCTTTGCACAGTCGAGAGTAATGGTACATCAAATATCACTGATGACTGTGAGACATTTGAGCTGAGTGGAGGACTCTTAGTGTTATACCATACGGTCAAACGCCAGTGGTCTGTGAGGCACAGAAAGAAAAGTGAAGTTATTGCTGATGATGAAAAACAGGTTGGCGCGTTAGTATTAGTTACTGAGAGTAAAGAAACTTCGGAGCAGACACGTCGTTTGGAGTCCCTGCACCCTCGACTATTGGTGGATGGTGCTGAGACTAAAGTAAACTTGATAAAATGTTCTTCATCATCTTCGTCAACGTTAGAGCCTTCATCAGCTTTTTTGCCCAGAGAAGATAATGAGATTCGTTGTGTTCCAAGCTCTGATATCCAAGACATGCGGCTTGCGATTAATGCTTCTGAAGATTTATTGGACGGTGTCGAACGTTCTTCTGACTCGCAATTAGCGTCTGTGTCCAGTGAATGTAACACCCCTAGTGCGTATCCCTTTAGGGGTCCGCCGAGGACTATACTTAATGTGGGCCAAAGTCTAGACCCTAATCAGGAGTCACGCTCAGAAAGCGAAGACTTGAAGCTGAACCATAGGAGCGTTGAGAACATAACGAGAGATCCACGAGATTTCTTGGAAATTCAATTCCTGGAAGACGCTATCCAGAAAATATTTTACCACTTAGAAAAACAGGATGACCTTCCGATAAATGCCCTGGATGACAAGCAATATTCAGTGACTAGGAAGTTAGTATGTGGATCGCTCTGTCCTGCCCTAGTATCACTCCTGAGCCACGGTGCTAAACGGAGGTGGACGCTTAAGGGCTACGTGACCTACTCTGCCTGGGACATTATCAGTGGTGTGTCTAGCAAAGGGAGACTCTCCCCTCTCATAAAAAGTATCGTTGAAATTGGCCCGCTATCGAGTGACTTGAGGTTTCACCTCTTTGTATGCGGAGCTCTGAACAAGGGCTCTGACATGTTGGCGGTGTGGTCGGAGGAGTTACAGGGCAGTAGGCACTTGCTGCTTGAGTACTTCACGGAGGACTCTGTACTGGTGAGGACGCTGCAGACATCTTGCCTGGAAGAGGTCCTGTCTCGGCTGAGCTACTTGCCATTTCGACTCACCTTGTTCGAGGAGGTAAGGCGGCAAGTTCTCGCGTCAGGACAGACAGCATTTGTTTTCGAGTAA